In Castanea sativa cultivar Marrone di Chiusa Pesio chromosome 6, ASM4071231v1, a single window of DNA contains:
- the LOC142639360 gene encoding uncharacterized protein LOC142639360: protein MKKSTTIFDFFKRKASNGLEANTSGATLSTTNVEEHPDVPIEKNLNVPIEENPNEPVEENLDVPIEENSQTKFQKVGMSSLQLERNLGLRRQIYTYHVDQRDEILRRYITLGPYQPRFTNFKKSEKGQSFQGSWYEDDRFKPWLEYSPKKDAAFCLLCFLFHKPTGHDGQNAFTINGFKNWKTVRNGESCSFSLHMGKDLNSTHRFAHKACQDLMNQFEHIDRVMGNFTSEQIANNQVRLKASIDVVQHLALQAIGFRGRDESSTSTNRGNFLTTLDLMVDYNNNVVEIMAKAPKNATYTSSQIEKEILHVISTRVKKEIREEIGDAKFCILVDKARDESMKEQMAVVLRYVDIAGFVLE, encoded by the coding sequence aTGAAAAAGTCAACtaccatatttgattttttcaaaagaaaagctTCAAATGGTTTAGAAGCTAATACTAGTGGTGCAACATTGTCAACCACTAATGTTGAGGAACATCCTGATGTCCCAATTGAGAAAAATCTCAACGTCCCAATTGAGGAAAATCCTAATGAACCTGTTGAGGAAAATCTTGATGTCCCTATTGAGGAAAATtctcaaacaaaatttcaaaaggtTGGTATGAGTTCATTGCAATTAGAACGTAATCTTGGATTGCGTAGACAAATATATACTTATCATGTTGATCAACGAGATGAGATCCTGCGACGTTATATTACGTTGGGTCCATACCAGCCTcgttttacaaattttaaaaaatctgagaAGGGTCAAAGCTTTCAAGGTTCTTGGTATGAAGATGATCGCTTTAAGCCATGGCTTGAATATTCTCCTAAAAAAGATGCCGCTTTTTGTCTACTATGCTTTCTCTTTCATAAGCCAACTGGGCATGATGGACAAAATGCATTCACAATTAACGGATTTAAGAATTGGAAGACAGTGAGAAATGGTGAAAGTTGTTCTTTTAGTCTTCATATGGGGAAAGATCTTAACTCCACTCATAGATTTGCCCATAAAGCGTGTCAAGATTTAATGAACCAGTTTGAACACATAGACAGGGTAATGGGCAATTTCACTTCAGAACAAATTGCAAATAATCAAGTACGATTGAAGGCTTCAATTGATGTTGTTCAACATCTTGCCTTGCAAGCTATTGGTTTTAGAGGTCGAGATGAAAGCTCTACTTCAACCAATCGGGGAAACTTTCTTACGACATTGGATTTGATGGTGGactataataataatgttgttGAAATAATGGCAAAAGCTCCAAAAAATGCCACCTACACATCATCTcagattgaaaaagaaattctaCATGTTATTTCAACCAGAGTGAAGAAGGAAATTAGGGAAGAAATTGGTGATGCAAAGTTTTGCATATTGGTTGATAAAGCTCGTGATGAGTCCATGAAAGAGCAAATGGCTGTGGTTTTAAGATATGTTGATATAGCTGGCTTTGTGCTAGAATGA
- the LOC142639361 gene encoding uncharacterized protein LOC142639361 has translation MVTLQRPGDTRWGSHYKSVSNLKKLFSPTCEVLLKIMDEGNSSQKVEAESAYEERGIDDPDMNARYVARFGQSCHQQEDFRNEHYYKVDIFNAGIDSQLRELNHWFSEHAMELLTLSSALDPREAYESFRVSDICSLVDNFYPIDFTDDEKNDLKKELDLYKYDVVQYSEFKNLNNIL, from the exons ATGGTCACTTTACAACGACCTGGAGATACTCGTTGGGGTTCGCATTATAAATCGGTTTCTAACTTGAAAAAGTTGTTTAGTCCAACATGTGAAGTTCTACTGAAAATCATGGATGAAGGAAATTCTTCACAAAAAGTAGAAGCAGAGTCCGCTTATGAG GAACGTGGTATAGATGACCCTGATATGAATGCTCGTTATGTTGCAAGATTTGGTCAATCTTGTCATCAACAAGAGGACTTTAGAAATGAACATTATTATAAAGTAGATATTTTTAATGCAGGAATAGATTCTCAATTACGGGAACTAAATCATTGGTTTAGTGAGCATGCCATGGAGTTACTTACGCTTAGCTCAGCTCTAGATCCTCGAGAGGCATATGAATCTTTTCGAGTTAGTGATATTTGTTCATTGGTAGATAATTTTTATCCAATAGACTTCACAGATGATGAAAAGAATGATTTGAAAAAGGAACTTGATCTTTATAAGTATGATGTAGTTCAGTATTCAGAGttcaagaatttaaataatattcttTAA
- the LOC142639362 gene encoding uncharacterized protein LOC142639362 translates to MEKHDSTPTDLVQHFGNNQEATQHSVWTPPPSGLCKINVDGALFPSKKLAGIGVVIRDQQGRLLATLCRKIRAQLGVIKIEAKAYEASVLLARHLGLKNGVLERDSLIASNALNQVSKAPTSIAAIVDGIHVLSSEVGVVGYSHV, encoded by the coding sequence ATGGAGAAGCACGATTCCACTCCTACTGATCTGGTTCAGCACTTCGGCAACAATCAGGAAGCTACTCAGCATTCGGTCTGGACTCCTCCTCCTTCAGGCTTATGCAAAATAAATGTTGATGGTGCTCTTTTTCCCTCAAAGAAGTTGGCTGGCATTGGTGTAGTAATCAGAGATCAGCAAGGTAGATTGTTGGCTACATTATGCAGAAAAATCAGAGCTCAATTGGGGGTAATCAAAATTGAAGCAAAGGCATATGAAGCTAGTGTGTTGCTGGCAAGACATTTGGGGCTGAAAAATGGGGTGCTGGAGAGAGATTCCTTGATTGCTTCTAATGCTCTCAACCAAGTTTCAAAGGCTCCTACTTCGATTGCAGCTATTGTGGATGGAATTCATGTTCTAAGTTCTGAGGTTGGAGTTGTTGGTTATTCTCATGTGTGA